In one Scomber japonicus isolate fScoJap1 chromosome 6, fScoJap1.pri, whole genome shotgun sequence genomic region, the following are encoded:
- the tmprss4a gene encoding transmembrane protease serine 4a isoform X3 encodes MTAPKTQKDKASKRKKVLLTVLTVIVLLGILVTAGYFIKQLIDSKYFFCKRSVKFIPIDKACDGKDDCTGGEDEITCVSSFTVNTTFPVRLMSGKSVLQVYSPGSGWRSVCTDDWTEQHTQTACKQLGYTNNPQSSSVPVDTLISAMKKGPFTAVRPATTTTPIHKATIDRSACKSRSVVSLTCSDCGQVGSQDRIVGGTDAFIADWPWQVSLQQGGQHTCGGSLVSPRWIVTAAHCFIGSKKELTRWRVVSGRTYMASLGGSYVDRVIVNGDYDPGRNDYDIALMRLSSPIKVGESQKPVCLPPKALGLAAGSSLVVTGWGYLREEGTVSPSLQKAHIPLIDQAKCSSPTVYGSAITPRMICAGFLEGKVDACQGDSGGPLVHSTSSRWNLVGVVSWGVGCARERRPGVYCKVEEMLNWINTVIEKNS; translated from the exons ATGACGGCTCCAAAGACTCAGAAAGACAAGGCGTCTAAGAGGAAGAAAGTGTTGCTTACTGTCCTAACAGTTATTGTGCTGTTAGGCATACTGGTGACAGCAGGATACTTTA TTAAGCAGCTCATTGACAGCAAATACTTCTTCTGCAAGCGTTCAGTAAAGTTCATCCCAATAGACAAAGCCTGTGATGGAAAGGATGACTGTACTGGGGGAGAAGATGAAATTACTTGTGTGTCAAGCTTTACGGTCAACACTACATTCCCAG TGCGTCTCATGTCAGGCAAGAGTGTCCTACAGGTGTACAGTCCCGGCTCAGGATGGCGGAGTGTGTGTACTGACGACTGGactgagcagcacacacagacagcatgTAAACAGCTAGGATACACAAA TAACCCTCAAAGCAGCAGCGTCCCAGTCGACACTCTAATATCTGCCATGAAAAAAGGACCATTCACAGCTGTCAGGCCTGCTACTACAACTACACCCATACATAAAGCTACCATTGACCG CAGTGCATGCAAATCCAGATCTGTGGTGTCTTTGACTTGTTCAG actGTGGACAGGTGGGATCCCAGGACCGTATTGTTGGGGGTACAGATGCTTTCATTGCGGACTGGCCATGGCAGGTCAGCCTACAGCAGGGTGGCCAACATACATGTGGAGGCTCGCTGGTGTCACCACGCTGGATAGTCACTGCCGCCCACTGCTTCATTGG TAGTAAAAAGGAGTTGACTAGGTGGAGAGTTGTGTCAGGCCGGACCTACATGGCCTCGCTGGGAGGCTCCTATGTGGACAGGGTCATAGTAAATGGTGACTATGATCCAGGACGAAATGACTATGACATAGCACTGATGAGACTCAGTAGCCCCATCAAAGTGGGAG AGAGCCAAAAGCCCGTTTGTTTACCTCCAAAAGCCCTCGGCCTTGCCGCTGGCTCTTCATTGGTTGTGACTGGCTGGGGATATCTAAGGGAAGAag GAACGGTTTCCCCTTCACTTCAGAAGGCCCATATCCCTCTGATAGATCAGGCAAAATGTTCCAGCCCCACAGTTTATGGTAGTGCCATAACCCCAAGGATGATCTGTGCTGGTTTCCTGGAGGGCAAAGTGGATGCCTGCCAG GGGGACAGCGGGGGTCCGTTGGTACACTCCACCTCGTCTCGTTGGAATCTGGTTGGAGTAGTGAGCTGGGGCGTCGGCTGTGCTAGGGAGAGAAGGCCGGGCGTCTACTGCAAAGTGGAAGAGATGCTCAACTGGATTAATACGGTCATTGAG AAAAACTCCTGA
- the tmprss4a gene encoding transmembrane protease serine 4a isoform X1: MTAPKTQKDKASKRKKVLLTVLTVIVLLGILVTAGYFIKQLIDSKYFFCKRSVKFIPIDKACDGKDDCTGGEDEITCVSSFTVNTTFPVRLMSGKSVLQVYSPGSGWRSVCTDDWTEQHTQTACKQLGYTNNPQSSSVPVDTLISAMKKGPFTAVRPATTTTPIHKATIDRSACKSRSVVSLTCSDCGQVGSQDRIVGGTDAFIADWPWQVSLQQGGQHTCGGSLVSPRWIVTAAHCFIGSKKELTRWRVVSGRTYMASLGGSYVDRVIVNGDYDPGRNDYDIALMRLSSPIKVGESQKPVCLPPKALGLAAGSSLVVTGWGYLREEGTVSPSLQKAHIPLIDQAKCSSPTVYGSAITPRMICAGFLEGKVDACQGDSGGPLVHSTSSRWNLVGVVSWGVGCARERRPGVYCKVEEMLNWINTVIEVELKRMI, translated from the exons ATGACGGCTCCAAAGACTCAGAAAGACAAGGCGTCTAAGAGGAAGAAAGTGTTGCTTACTGTCCTAACAGTTATTGTGCTGTTAGGCATACTGGTGACAGCAGGATACTTTA TTAAGCAGCTCATTGACAGCAAATACTTCTTCTGCAAGCGTTCAGTAAAGTTCATCCCAATAGACAAAGCCTGTGATGGAAAGGATGACTGTACTGGGGGAGAAGATGAAATTACTTGTGTGTCAAGCTTTACGGTCAACACTACATTCCCAG TGCGTCTCATGTCAGGCAAGAGTGTCCTACAGGTGTACAGTCCCGGCTCAGGATGGCGGAGTGTGTGTACTGACGACTGGactgagcagcacacacagacagcatgTAAACAGCTAGGATACACAAA TAACCCTCAAAGCAGCAGCGTCCCAGTCGACACTCTAATATCTGCCATGAAAAAAGGACCATTCACAGCTGTCAGGCCTGCTACTACAACTACACCCATACATAAAGCTACCATTGACCG CAGTGCATGCAAATCCAGATCTGTGGTGTCTTTGACTTGTTCAG actGTGGACAGGTGGGATCCCAGGACCGTATTGTTGGGGGTACAGATGCTTTCATTGCGGACTGGCCATGGCAGGTCAGCCTACAGCAGGGTGGCCAACATACATGTGGAGGCTCGCTGGTGTCACCACGCTGGATAGTCACTGCCGCCCACTGCTTCATTGG TAGTAAAAAGGAGTTGACTAGGTGGAGAGTTGTGTCAGGCCGGACCTACATGGCCTCGCTGGGAGGCTCCTATGTGGACAGGGTCATAGTAAATGGTGACTATGATCCAGGACGAAATGACTATGACATAGCACTGATGAGACTCAGTAGCCCCATCAAAGTGGGAG AGAGCCAAAAGCCCGTTTGTTTACCTCCAAAAGCCCTCGGCCTTGCCGCTGGCTCTTCATTGGTTGTGACTGGCTGGGGATATCTAAGGGAAGAag GAACGGTTTCCCCTTCACTTCAGAAGGCCCATATCCCTCTGATAGATCAGGCAAAATGTTCCAGCCCCACAGTTTATGGTAGTGCCATAACCCCAAGGATGATCTGTGCTGGTTTCCTGGAGGGCAAAGTGGATGCCTGCCAG GGGGACAGCGGGGGTCCGTTGGTACACTCCACCTCGTCTCGTTGGAATCTGGTTGGAGTAGTGAGCTGGGGCGTCGGCTGTGCTAGGGAGAGAAGGCCGGGCGTCTACTGCAAAGTGGAAGAGATGCTCAACTGGATTAATACGGTCATTGAGGTAGAGTTGAAGAGAATGATCTGA
- the tmprss4a gene encoding transmembrane protease serine 4a isoform X2: MTAPKTQKDKASKRKKVLLTVLTVIVLLGILVTAGYFIKQLIDSKYFFCKRSVKFIPIDKACDGKDDCTGGEDEITCVSSFTVNTTFPVRLMSGKSVLQVYSPGSGWRSVCTDDWTEQHTQTACKQLGYTNNPQSSSVPVDTLISAMKKGPFTAVRPATTTTPIHKATIDRSACKSRSVVSLTCSDCGQVGSQDRIVGGTDAFIADWPWQVSLQQGGQHTCGGSLVSPRWIVTAAHCFIGKKELTRWRVVSGRTYMASLGGSYVDRVIVNGDYDPGRNDYDIALMRLSSPIKVGESQKPVCLPPKALGLAAGSSLVVTGWGYLREEGTVSPSLQKAHIPLIDQAKCSSPTVYGSAITPRMICAGFLEGKVDACQGDSGGPLVHSTSSRWNLVGVVSWGVGCARERRPGVYCKVEEMLNWINTVIEVELKRMI, from the exons ATGACGGCTCCAAAGACTCAGAAAGACAAGGCGTCTAAGAGGAAGAAAGTGTTGCTTACTGTCCTAACAGTTATTGTGCTGTTAGGCATACTGGTGACAGCAGGATACTTTA TTAAGCAGCTCATTGACAGCAAATACTTCTTCTGCAAGCGTTCAGTAAAGTTCATCCCAATAGACAAAGCCTGTGATGGAAAGGATGACTGTACTGGGGGAGAAGATGAAATTACTTGTGTGTCAAGCTTTACGGTCAACACTACATTCCCAG TGCGTCTCATGTCAGGCAAGAGTGTCCTACAGGTGTACAGTCCCGGCTCAGGATGGCGGAGTGTGTGTACTGACGACTGGactgagcagcacacacagacagcatgTAAACAGCTAGGATACACAAA TAACCCTCAAAGCAGCAGCGTCCCAGTCGACACTCTAATATCTGCCATGAAAAAAGGACCATTCACAGCTGTCAGGCCTGCTACTACAACTACACCCATACATAAAGCTACCATTGACCG CAGTGCATGCAAATCCAGATCTGTGGTGTCTTTGACTTGTTCAG actGTGGACAGGTGGGATCCCAGGACCGTATTGTTGGGGGTACAGATGCTTTCATTGCGGACTGGCCATGGCAGGTCAGCCTACAGCAGGGTGGCCAACATACATGTGGAGGCTCGCTGGTGTCACCACGCTGGATAGTCACTGCCGCCCACTGCTTCATTGG TAAAAAGGAGTTGACTAGGTGGAGAGTTGTGTCAGGCCGGACCTACATGGCCTCGCTGGGAGGCTCCTATGTGGACAGGGTCATAGTAAATGGTGACTATGATCCAGGACGAAATGACTATGACATAGCACTGATGAGACTCAGTAGCCCCATCAAAGTGGGAG AGAGCCAAAAGCCCGTTTGTTTACCTCCAAAAGCCCTCGGCCTTGCCGCTGGCTCTTCATTGGTTGTGACTGGCTGGGGATATCTAAGGGAAGAag GAACGGTTTCCCCTTCACTTCAGAAGGCCCATATCCCTCTGATAGATCAGGCAAAATGTTCCAGCCCCACAGTTTATGGTAGTGCCATAACCCCAAGGATGATCTGTGCTGGTTTCCTGGAGGGCAAAGTGGATGCCTGCCAG GGGGACAGCGGGGGTCCGTTGGTACACTCCACCTCGTCTCGTTGGAATCTGGTTGGAGTAGTGAGCTGGGGCGTCGGCTGTGCTAGGGAGAGAAGGCCGGGCGTCTACTGCAAAGTGGAAGAGATGCTCAACTGGATTAATACGGTCATTGAGGTAGAGTTGAAGAGAATGATCTGA